A genomic segment from Nodularia sphaerocarpa UHCC 0038 encodes:
- a CDS encoding LLM class flavin-dependent oxidoreductase, whose translation MDFSLFYFDGDGSVARPNQYQLLIESAKFADANGFTAVWTPERHFHAFGGLYPNPALTSAALAMITKRVQLRAGSFVLPLHDPVRSTEEWAVVDNLSDGRVAIAFASGWTVDDFVLAREPHSQRKAVMWRDLEVMRKLWRGEAVERQDATGKTFTVKTLPRPVQAELPMWMTCQSSETFVDAGKLGSNVLTSLLGGTLDDIVPKIKLYRKSLAKHGHDPQGGKVALMIHTFLGDDINDVKAKVTQPFCNYLKTHYDLLENLAKGMGLNVSIKNFSEDDIDSLLQFGVEGFMKGRSLIGTPESCRPFVEQIRAAGVDEIACLIDFVQDYDLVMASLPFVSKLQKQLTLSLCK comes from the coding sequence ATGGATTTTAGTCTATTTTATTTTGATGGTGATGGTTCTGTTGCGCGTCCTAACCAATACCAACTTTTAATAGAAAGTGCTAAGTTTGCTGATGCTAACGGTTTTACTGCGGTTTGGACTCCAGAGCGGCATTTTCATGCTTTTGGTGGACTTTACCCCAATCCGGCCTTGACGAGTGCGGCTTTGGCTATGATTACTAAGCGGGTACAACTACGCGCTGGGAGTTTTGTCTTACCTTTACATGACCCTGTACGATCTACTGAGGAATGGGCTGTAGTAGATAATTTATCAGATGGTAGGGTAGCGATCGCTTTTGCTTCTGGTTGGACTGTGGATGATTTTGTTTTGGCTCGTGAACCCCACTCTCAGCGCAAAGCTGTAATGTGGCGTGATTTGGAGGTAATGCGGAAGCTATGGCGGGGTGAAGCCGTAGAACGTCAGGATGCTACTGGGAAAACTTTTACGGTAAAAACACTACCTAGACCTGTACAAGCAGAGCTTCCTATGTGGATGACTTGTCAATCTTCAGAAACTTTTGTCGATGCGGGTAAATTAGGATCAAATGTCTTGACTTCCTTATTAGGTGGTACTCTTGATGATATTGTGCCGAAAATTAAACTCTACCGCAAGTCTTTAGCAAAACACGGACACGACCCCCAAGGAGGGAAAGTGGCGTTGATGATTCATACCTTTTTGGGTGATGATATCAATGATGTGAAAGCAAAAGTCACACAGCCTTTTTGCAATTATCTGAAAACTCACTACGACTTGCTGGAAAATCTAGCTAAGGGTATGGGGTTAAATGTCAGTATCAAAAACTTCTCTGAAGATGATATTGATAGTTTACTGCAATTTGGCGTAGAAGGATTTATGAAGGGGCGATCGCTCATTGGTACTCCCGAAAGTTGTCGTCCATTTGTTGAGCAAATTCGTGCTGCTGGTGTAGATGAAATTGCTTGTTTAATTGATTTTGTCCAAGATTATGATTTAGTGATGGCAAGTTTACCATTTGTTAGCAAATTACAAAAACAATTAACATTGAGTTTATGTAAGTAA
- a CDS encoding HlyD family efflux transporter periplasmic adaptor subunit produces the protein MNKWQTTTIIWGILNLTSGCTTSQANINLNSQIAVEPAPVTAVVALGQIEPEGEVIRLSVPNAQDSRVNQILVKEGDFVQRNQIIAILQGIDQLEADLKDAETDVSLQQAELLKVQQGEAKKAEIAAQTATIDRLKAQLKAEIIQKQAAINIADATLEEAQLTYQRRQDLSIQGAISIADADTAKRELATAEATLMERTAELDKTITTLQAQIIEEEARLTQLTEIRPVDIEIANLRLQKAKIAVIQRKARLENAKVRAPAFGQILRINTRIGEQVNTSRGIVEIARTDRMFAVAEVAETDIDKIRLGQQATISSEYGGFSGDIKGNVEQIALQIGKRTLQDAANTRGPTTDDNSRVIAVKIRIDPQYNSQIAALTYMLVRVKIDINQ, from the coding sequence ATGAACAAATGGCAAACAACCACGATTATTTGGGGAATATTAAATCTTACTTCAGGTTGTACAACATCCCAAGCAAATATTAATTTGAACTCTCAGATAGCAGTAGAACCAGCACCTGTAACTGCTGTTGTCGCCTTGGGACAAATTGAACCAGAAGGAGAGGTTATCAGACTCTCTGTTCCCAATGCTCAAGATAGTCGAGTTAACCAAATTTTGGTGAAGGAAGGCGATTTTGTCCAAAGAAATCAAATTATCGCAATTTTGCAGGGAATTGACCAATTAGAAGCTGATTTAAAGGATGCGGAGACTGATGTAAGTTTGCAGCAAGCAGAACTTTTAAAGGTGCAGCAAGGTGAGGCTAAAAAAGCTGAAATTGCTGCACAAACAGCTACTATTGATCGTTTAAAGGCGCAATTAAAAGCAGAAATTATCCAAAAACAAGCAGCTATCAATATTGCAGATGCTACATTAGAAGAAGCACAATTAACTTATCAACGTCGTCAAGATTTATCGATACAAGGTGCAATTTCTATTGCAGACGCAGACACGGCAAAACGAGAATTAGCAACTGCTGAAGCTACGTTAATGGAGCGCACAGCAGAATTAGATAAAACTATTACAACTTTACAAGCACAAATTATTGAAGAAGAGGCAAGATTAACACAATTAACAGAAATACGTCCTGTAGATATAGAAATTGCTAACTTGCGTTTACAAAAAGCCAAAATTGCTGTTATTCAGAGGAAAGCTAGGCTAGAAAATGCAAAAGTCCGCGCTCCTGCTTTTGGTCAAATATTAAGAATAAATACCCGTATTGGTGAACAAGTTAACACTAGTCGAGGGATAGTGGAAATTGCTCGAACTGACCGAATGTTTGCTGTAGCTGAAGTTGCAGAAACTGATATTGACAAAATTCGTCTCGGACAACAAGCAACTATTAGCAGCGAATATGGTGGTTTTAGCGGTGATATTAAAGGTAATGTGGAACAAATTGCTTTACAGATTGGTAAAAGAACTCTTCAAGATGCAGCTAATACAAGAGGACCGACTACTGATGATAATTCACGGGTGATTGCTGTTAAAATTCGGATAGATCCTCAATATAATTCCCAAATTGCAGCTTTAACTTATATGTTGGTAAGAGTCAAAATTGATATTAATCAGTAG